The Sphingomonas sp. LY54 genome includes a region encoding these proteins:
- a CDS encoding DUF4197 domain-containing protein: MDQLLSRRALIGAGFTLPLLALPGCTTFPGFNVEDAVRRLLTLSSQRAFANLLQDEGFFQDEVARVTLPPALGGTGATSVLAALLRTRAVQDQLLRIVNRAAADAADAAAPMVMDSIRSMSIVDAIGIVRGGSTAATSYLQRSMGNAIFDAMLPGVGNALRLLDNGIVSRALGAATGIDFAGLQRDVTLKASDGIYRAIGREEATIRADPQATGDPLLSRVFGILA, from the coding sequence ATGGACCAGTTGCTTTCCCGGCGCGCGCTGATCGGCGCCGGCTTCACCTTGCCCTTGCTCGCACTTCCGGGCTGCACCACGTTTCCCGGCTTCAATGTCGAGGATGCGGTGCGACGCCTGCTGACCCTGTCGTCGCAGCGCGCCTTCGCCAATCTGCTGCAGGACGAAGGCTTTTTCCAGGACGAGGTGGCGCGGGTGACGCTGCCGCCCGCGCTCGGCGGGACCGGAGCGACCAGCGTGCTCGCCGCTTTGTTGCGGACGCGCGCCGTGCAGGATCAGTTGCTGCGCATCGTCAACCGCGCGGCCGCCGATGCGGCGGATGCCGCGGCGCCGATGGTGATGGATTCGATCCGCAGCATGAGCATCGTCGACGCGATCGGTATCGTCCGCGGCGGATCGACCGCGGCCACATCCTATCTCCAGCGCAGCATGGGCAACGCGATCTTCGACGCGATGCTGCCCGGCGTCGGCAACGCCCTGCGCCTGCTCGACAACGGCATCGTCTCGCGCGCCCTCGGCGCGGCGACTGGCATTGATTTCGCAGGCCTGCAGCGCGACGTCACGCTGAAGGCCAGCGACGGCATCTATCGCGCCATCGGCCGCGAGGAAGCGACGATCCGCGCCGATCCGCA
- a CDS encoding TetR/AcrR family transcriptional regulator: protein MADAEPTGARSNQRRRTRKDLLQAAARLMKEGRKPSLEEIAEEALVSRATAYRYFPGLDALLLEASLDVAVPEPGALFRGAPTDDPVARVEMVDGALEAMIRANEPALRMLVAHTLQPGEQSSNLPARQNRRSPLIEAALIPVAGQFVPAALDRLAKALALVVGTEAHIVFKDVLQIDEDEARAIRRWMIRSLVAAARSNAT from the coding sequence GTGGCGGATGCCGAACCGACGGGCGCGCGCTCCAACCAGCGCCGCCGCACCCGCAAGGACCTGCTCCAGGCCGCCGCGCGGCTGATGAAGGAAGGGCGCAAGCCGAGCCTCGAGGAGATCGCCGAAGAGGCCTTGGTGTCGCGCGCCACCGCCTATCGCTACTTTCCGGGACTCGACGCCCTGCTGCTCGAAGCCTCGCTCGACGTCGCCGTGCCCGAGCCCGGCGCCCTTTTCCGCGGCGCGCCGACCGACGACCCGGTCGCCCGCGTCGAGATGGTCGACGGCGCGCTCGAGGCGATGATCCGCGCCAACGAACCGGCACTGCGCATGCTCGTCGCCCACACGCTCCAGCCGGGCGAGCAATCGTCCAACCTTCCCGCCCGCCAGAACCGCCGCTCGCCGTTGATCGAGGCGGCACTGATCCCCGTCGCCGGCCAGTTCGTCCCCGCGGCGCTCGACCGGCTCGCCAAGGCGCTCGCGCTCGTCGTCGGCACCGAGGCGCATATCGTCTTCAAGGACGTGCTCCAGATCGACGAGGACGAGGCGCGCGCCATCCGCCGCTGGATGATCCGCAGCCTGGTCGCCGCGGCGCGGAGCAACGCGACCTGA
- a CDS encoding nuclear transport factor 2 family protein has product MTREEMDRKMDEHFRFEAADDVEGVLATLSHDVEHDIVGTPAGPTHGRDAARAFYEALFTDLADSRIECVRRLYGDGFLVDESRWSGRAPGRPFGLEGRNRPLAFRMLHVLEFAQDGAIRRENVWLDLGSIQQQLPQA; this is encoded by the coding sequence ATGACCCGCGAAGAGATGGACCGGAAGATGGACGAGCATTTCCGCTTCGAGGCGGCCGACGACGTCGAAGGCGTGCTCGCCACCTTGTCCCATGACGTCGAGCACGACATCGTCGGCACGCCCGCCGGCCCGACCCATGGCCGCGATGCGGCACGGGCCTTTTACGAGGCCTTGTTCACCGATCTCGCCGACAGCCGTATCGAGTGCGTCCGTCGCCTCTATGGCGACGGCTTCCTGGTCGATGAATCGCGGTGGAGCGGCCGTGCGCCGGGCCGGCCGTTCGGGCTGGAAGGCCGCAATCGCCCGCTCGCATTCCGCATGCTGCACGTCCTCGAATTCGCGCAGGACGGCGCGATCCGCCGCGAGAATGTCTGGCTCGATCTGGGCTCGATCCAGCAGCAATTGCCGCAGGCCTGA